TGCGGCGGCTCCCTCGTTCCCCTCCCGCCTCCGCATTGGGGGTGGAGCCGGGGCGGGGCGGCGGGTATAGTCGTTCGCCCGCCCCCGGCGCCTTGGACCTGAGGGACCATGCCGCTTTCCAGCGAACCCCCGCGACGCCGTCTCTGCCTGCATGGCCTCCTCTTCATGGTGGCGGCGCTGGCGCTTATGGGATGCGCCAGGCGCCTGCCGCCCCAGGCGACGCAGACGCTGCCGCCGGCTTCCGTCGCGCTGCAGGCCCAGCCCGGGGACGAGCCCAACCTTGCCGCCAAGGCCGAGCCGGCCGCCTTCACCTTCCCCGAATCCCCGCCGCCACCCGCGCTTAAGTTCAAGATCCCGGCGCAGGCGCAGGAGCAACCCAAGGCCCAGCCGCAGCCCCGCGTCGCCTCGGCGTTCCGGCCGGCGCCGAGGAAACCCGGCAACCCCAAGGCCTGCCGCCCGGCCCGCCCGGCCTACGACCGGCGCGGCACGGCGTCGTGGTACGGCCACGCCCAGCACGGCGACGCCACGGCCAGCGGCGAGCCCTTCGACATGAACGCGCTGACGGCGGCGCACAGGACGCTTGCCTTCGGCACCCGGGTGCGGGTGACCCACCTGAAAAACGGGCGCGCCGTGGTGCTCACCATCAACGACCGCGGCCCCTTCACGGCCGGCCGCCTGATCGACGTGTCGCGCCGCGCGGCGCGCGACTTGGGCTTCCTGGAGGAGGACCACCTGGCCCCCGTGAGGGTGGAGGCGGTGACGGGGTGCTGAGCCCTGGGACAGGCTTACGGCGACGGGCTTCCCGGTCGAAGCCTCGTCCCATGCAGGGCCGAAGGCCCCAATCGAAGGATCGAAGGATCTAGCGGGAACGGCGCTGGGTGCGCATCCGCGAAACGGCCAGCCCGGCGAAGAAAAGCGAGAACAGCAGGACGGCGGCAAACAGCCCCCACAGCGGCGAGAGCACCCACGACCACGGCCAGACGATGGCGCCGGCCGCTTTCAGTGCGCCGAGGAGGATCGCCAGCACGACGGCCGGCGCGGCGAGGTAGACCAAAAGTTCGGGCGCCGGCGGCCCCTGCCGCTCCGCCCGGGAAACGCGGGGCCGGCTGTGGGGATCGGCCTCCAGCCCCAAAGGCGCCGCCACCGTTGCAGGCGCCGAAACCGCCAGATGAACGACCCGACCCCGAAGCTGTCCCATCGCCAACCTTCCGCTTTTCCCGCGTTGCACGGTTGTCCTGGACCGGGATCTTAAACGAAATCGGTTGAAAAACCTGCTTGTGGATTTCCCTAAGGCGGCTTCGCGGAAATCCGCATCCGGAGGGCGTCACGGCTACCCGATGATGCCGGTGACTTTCAGCGCGGAAAACAGAATGGCCAACCCGCCGGTGAGGCCGACCAGGGAAATCAGCAGCCGGGGCGCCGGCAGGCTCTTCTCGCGGGGGGGCTCGGAAACCTCGAGCCGGTAGCGCGGATCGGCCACCAGCCCCTTGGCGGCCGCCGGCCGCGCGGTGCTCGAAAGGGTGGGTTGAACGAGGGGCCGGTCACGCAGTTCCATCTTAGGTCCGCCTGCCTTGCGCTGCCCGTGTGGGCGTGGGGGAGGGGTGCGGGCATCGCCGCCCGACCCCACCGGGGGGAGTTCTAGCCGCAAATGGTTAAGGAAGGGTTAGGGGGCCGCCGCCGTCAAATGCCCGGCCAGGCCCAATCAGCCCATCCAAGTTCGCGGAGAAGGGTAGCCGGGCATTGTGGTGCAAATTGGGCAGCGTTTCGAAGGCCAGGATACGGACGGATGCCGGCGGATCGGGCCGGCGCTGACATCATGCCACCGCCTTGAAGCGCTCGAAGCGCTGGGCCAAGCGGTCGCGGTCGGGGTAGTCCTGGCGGCGGTTCGGCATCCGAATTGATTGCCCCTCCAGCCCCTTCAAGGCCTCCAGCATCGGTCCGTCGTTGATGGCCAGTAAGCGCTTGGAGACGTGCAGCCGGTAAAAAGGATCGATACCGATGAAATGGGCGTCGAATGCCGCATGATGCAGCTTCGAAAGCGGGATTCCGTTGGGCACGATGGGCTGCCCGAATTCTTCATCGCCGTCGTCAATAATGTGGGCGGCGTCGAGCAACTTGGGCTCGGGCAGACGTGTAACCACACATCGACTGCCATAGGCTGCTAGTACCGCCTCACGGAAGGAATCCTGGTGCAGTCGTTGCTGAACCTCGCGCAGGGCGTAGCGCCGTTCGATGGCGTTTTCCGGCGGCATCGCATACTCGTGATCGGACATGCTAAAGGCGACGCGGGCTTTCAGCGTCCGGGGGTCCCATCCGGTGATGTAGACGGGAAGCTCGGCGTGATAGCGGCCCGGGGCGATGCCGATGAAGTAGATAACCGGAATCCGGTTCTCACAGGCTTCGCGGAGCCGTTGGTTATCGGCGGCGTCGGGGTTCTTACCCATGAAGGCGTAGTCGATGGTCTCCTCGCCCTCGAAAATCTGGCGATGGACGTCGCGCTGGTCGTCGTACCACACCCTGCCGCCCGGCCTCGGAAAGACGGTCTTGATGGAGAGCAGGAAGCGCATCTGGCGTGGCCTGAAGATGCCGCGCTGCGGGTTAATGAGCGGGATGCGCTCGCCGCCGAACACGAAACCGGGCTTCAAGTCGGCCGCCGTCAACGGATTATGGATCTCGCGCAGCCGTTGAACGTGCTCGAAGGCGGCCATGCGCATCAGGGCGTCTTGATCATTGCCGATCATCTGCGCCACCGATCACCCCCGATAACAATGCTCGTTGTGCCAAGCCGGGGCCGTCTGGTCGGGCACTTGCCCTTTGGCCTTGGATGGCTCGATCTGCCGACCTTACAGGGCATAGTAGTCGCGGTCATTACGGGCTGCAATCGGTGCCTGTCCAGGGTGCCTCTATAGGTTGTCAGATTTGAATCTGAGAATCTGCCCACACCTGCATCCCCATTGACACCCCCGCCTCCCATCGCCTTATTCCCCGGCATTCGTTTGGCTCGGTCGGCTTGGGAGGTTTTTCATGTCCATGGTGCGCGTCACGTCCGGCGATTTTGTCTTCGAGGCCCGGCTGGAGGCGGAGAAGGCGCCGGCCACCTGCGCCGCCTTCGCCCGCCTGCTGCCCTATCGCGAACGCGTCATCCACGTGCGCTGGAGCGGCGAGGGGGTGTGGATTCCCCTGGCCGACCGCGATTTCGGCCTGGGCTATGAAAACCACACCAGCTTCCCGGCCCCCGGCCAGTTCATCCTCTATCCCGGCGGCATCAGCGAGACCGAGATCCTGCTGGCCTA
Above is a genomic segment from Shumkonia mesophila containing:
- a CDS encoding HNH endonuclease; this encodes MIGNDQDALMRMAAFEHVQRLREIHNPLTAADLKPGFVFGGERIPLINPQRGIFRPRQMRFLLSIKTVFPRPGGRVWYDDQRDVHRQIFEGEETIDYAFMGKNPDAADNQRLREACENRIPVIYFIGIAPGRYHAELPVYITGWDPRTLKARVAFSMSDHEYAMPPENAIERRYALREVQQRLHQDSFREAVLAAYGSRCVVTRLPEPKLLDAAHIIDDGDEEFGQPIVPNGIPLSKLHHAAFDAHFIGIDPFYRLHVSKRLLAINDGPMLEALKGLEGQSIRMPNRRQDYPDRDRLAQRFERFKAVA
- a CDS encoding septal ring lytic transglycosylase RlpA family protein, encoding MPLSSEPPRRRLCLHGLLFMVAALALMGCARRLPPQATQTLPPASVALQAQPGDEPNLAAKAEPAAFTFPESPPPPALKFKIPAQAQEQPKAQPQPRVASAFRPAPRKPGNPKACRPARPAYDRRGTASWYGHAQHGDATASGEPFDMNALTAAHRTLAFGTRVRVTHLKNGRAVVLTINDRGPFTAGRLIDVSRRAARDLGFLEEDHLAPVRVEAVTGC
- a CDS encoding DUF3830 family protein, which gives rise to MSMVRVTSGDFVFEARLEAEKAPATCAAFARLLPYRERVIHVRWSGEGVWIPLADRDFGLGYENHTSFPAPGQFILYPGGISETEILLAYGGVHFASKVGQLAGNHFLTIVAGQERLEELGRKTLWQGAQEILFERA